One window of the Vigna radiata var. radiata cultivar VC1973A chromosome 1, Vradiata_ver6, whole genome shotgun sequence genome contains the following:
- the LOC106773326 gene encoding DExH-box ATP-dependent RNA helicase DExH18, mitochondrial, translating to MARGLFHLCTRKRTLSKLQALLFNHSQFHTFQNPLSPISTRFSNPLLRPRFSQSSRLTGERFRPARPFSASGDEGGGGGGETPISEFDADCGKSIDFELGNEVSSSIHGFSEYGVVANDGSNECNLEIVDSLKERSSISSGSDNCDELGKKSEEFVHVASRDPVELYGEMCSGKRGVSLDRSEVEVLREVCLWFAKSGWASNQALAIYIGLSFFPTAVHKFQRFLMKNCPADVAKYLVYLGPSHEAVSFLFPIFVEFCLENFPDEIKRFRNMVESADLTKPHTWFPFARAMKRKIIYHCGPTNSGKTYNALQRFMEAKKGIYCSPLRLLAMEVFDKVNAKGIYCSLLTGQENKRVPFSDHIACTVEMVSTQELYDVAVIDEIQMMADPNRGYAWTRALLGLKADEIHLCGDPSVVDIVKKICQDTGDELYEQNYERFKPLVVEAKTLLGNLENIRSGDCVVAFSRREIFEVKLAIETQTKHRCCVIYGALPPETRRQQASLFNDQSNEYDVLVASDAVGMGLNLNIRRVIFNSLSKYNGDKMVPVPASQVKQIAGRAGRRGCLYPDGLATTLHLDDLDYLIECLKQPFDNVKKVGLFPYYEQIELFAGQLPDLTFSQILEKFGESCRLDGSYFLCQHGHIKKIANMLERVQGLSLEDRFQLCFAPVNVREPKAMHHLLRYATSLGQKLPVNVAMGMPKSSARNDAELLDLETRHQVLSMYLWLSNQFDEKTFPYVKKVEAMVSEVAHLLGESLIKANWKPESRNKGTQKTEKIERQQETGSAVQLQTVKRGVDYSRPQSLTKLYKNRHQDFLQLDKSKKVAS from the exons ATGGCTAGAGGCCTCTTCCACTTGTGCACTCGCAAGAGAACCCTCTCAAAGCTTCAAGCTCTTCTCTTCAACCACTCCCAATTCCACACTTTTCAGAACCCGCTTTCCCCAATTTCGACCCGTTTCTCAAACCCGCTCCTTCGCCCGAGATTCTCTCAAAGTTCGAGACTTACCGGCGAAAGATTCCGCCCCGCAAGACCTTTTTCTGCCTCCGGAGATGAGGGCGGCGGAGGCGGCGGCGAGACGCCGATATCTGAGTTCGACGCAGATTGTGGTAAGAGCATTGATTTTGAGCTTGGAAATGAGGTTAGTAGTAGTATTCATGGTTTTTCTGAATATGGGGTGGTTGCAAATGATGGTAGTAATGAATGCAATTTGGAGATTGTTGATTCTTTGAAAGAACGTAGTAGTATTAGCAGTGGTAGTGATAATTGCGATGAGTTAGGGAAGAAGAGTGAGGAATTTGTCCACGTGGCATCGCGTGATCCTGTCGAGTTGTACGGCGAAATGTGCAGTGGGAAACGGGGTGTAAGTCTGGATAGGTCAGAGGTGGAGGTACTGCGAGAAGTGTGCCTTTGGTTTGCCAAATCAGGTTGGGCATCCAATCAGGCCCTTGCCATTTATATTGGTTTGTCGTTTTTTCCCACAGCAGTACACAAGTTCCAGAGGTTTCTCATGAAGAACTGCCCTGCTGATGTTGCCAAGTACTTGGTGTATCTTGGGCCGAGCCATGAGGCAGTGAGTTTTTTGTTTCCCATATTTGTGGAGTTTTGTTTGGAGAATTTTCCTGATGAGATAAAGAGGTTCAGGAATATGGTTGAGTCGGCTGACCTCACCAAGCCACACACTTGGTTTCCATTCGCACGAGCGATGAAAAGGAAGATTATTTATCATTGTGGGCCGACGAATAGCGGCAAGACGTATAATGCTTTGCAGCGGTTTATGGAGGCGAAGAAAGGGATTTATTGTAGTCCACTTAGGCTGTTGGCTATGGAAGTTTTTGACAAGGTTAATGCAAAGGGGATCTATTGCAGCTTGTTGACTGGGCAGGAAAATAAGCGTGTACCGTTTTCAGATCATATTGCATGTACTGTGGAAATGGTATCGACACAGGAATTGTATGATGTGGCAGTTATTGATGAGATTCAGATGATGGCAGATCCTAATAGGGGGTATGCATGGACAAGGGCTCTCCTTGGGTTGAAGGCTGATGAGATACATTTGTGTGGTGATCCTAGTGTTGTGGATATTGTCAAGAAGATCTGTCAAGACACTGGGGATGAGTTGTATGAACAGAATTATGAGAGGTTCAAACCATTGGTGGTTGAAGCTAAGACACTGCTAGGTAATCTCGAAAATATTCGGTCTGGGGATTGTGTAGTTGCATTCTCTAGAAGAGAGATATTTGAGGTTAAGTTGGCAATTGAGACGCAGACTAAACACCGTTGTTGTGTGATATACGGTGCTCTACCACCTGAAACTCGTAGACAGCAGGCCAGTTTGTTCAACGATCAAAGTAATGAATATGATGTTCTGGTGGCCAGTGATGCAGTGGGAATGGGCCTGAACCTTAATATCAGAAGGGTGATTTTTAATAGCCTTTCAAAGTACAATGGTGACAAAATGGTTCCTGTTCCAGCATCCCAGGTTAAGCAAATTGCTGGAAGAGCTGGCCGGAGAGGATGCCTATATCCTGATGGACTTGCCACAACCTTGCATTTAGATGATTTGGACTACTTAATTGAGTGTTTGAAACAACCTTTTGATAATGTGAAAAAGGTAGGCCTGTTTCCATATTATGAACAGATTGAATTGTTTGCTGGACAACTTCCGGATTTGACATTCAGCCAGATATTAGAAAAATTTGGTGAAAGTTGCCGTTTGGACGGGTCATACTTCTTGTGTCAACATGGACACATCAAGAAGATTGCTAATATGTTAGAGAGGGTCCAGGGATTATCTCTAGAAGATCGTTTTCAGCTTTGTTTTGCTCCTGTCAATGTTAGAGAACCAAAAGCTATGCACCATTTACTTAGATATGCAACATCGCTTGGTCAGAAGCTCCCTGTAAATGTAGCTATGGGCATGCCAAAAAGTTCTGCTCGAAATGATGCTGAACTCCTAGACCTTGAGACTAGGCATCAAGTATTATCTATGTATTTGTGGTTGTCGAACCAATTTGACGAGAAGACATTTCCTTATGTGAAGAAAGTAGAGGCAATGGTTTCAGAAGTTGCCCACTTACTGGGTGAATCTCTTATCAAAGCTAACTGGAAACCTGAATCAAGGAATAAAGGGACACAAAAAACCGAAAAAATTGAAAGGCAACAAGAAACAGGGAGTGCAGTTCAATTACAAACTGTAAAACGGGGAGTGGACTATTCAAGGCCACAATcacttacaaaattatataa gAATCGTCATCAGGATTTTTTACAGCTTGATAAGTCTAAGAAAGTAGCTAGCTAA